The DNA region CGGTATCGTCAGACAAATTGTAGATCCTAAAGTCGTCAACATTCTCACACATAAACTGGAAAAACGGCAGGATTTTGACTAAATCCTTGCTCAATTCAGAAGGCATGGGGTTACGACTCTCATCATAAAAACGCGCGCAGCTCCCTGTGATATCTAACCCGGAGCAGATCGTGTTGTCATAACCTAATGAGTACGCAATCTGCATCGCCGTATACGCCACGGTATGGCATGAACAGTAACCTAAGCTGATATCCTTACTAAATCCAACCAGTCTTTTACGTTTAGAAACGGGCACGCGAATCAATAATTTTTTGTTCCATTTTGAAAGCATTTCCAGTTTCAGCTTCTTGAACAAACCGCCCTTTTCACGCTTATAAAATGCACGCAAAATAAAACAATGAGCACGCATATATTTCTTATCATCTTCCGTAGCAGCTTCATAAACATCCATGTTAACAACAGTGAATTTACTCGCCCGACTGAATTGATAAAAATCATGACGTCTTTGTAGCAAAAAACGTGCATCTGTTAAAACATAAATAAAGGGAGTAATACTATTACTGAGCAAGTATTCCGCAGCACCGTTAACGGTAATGACATCATTGTTCTGCAAAAGAGAAAGCGGAGTCCCTCGGGAAGTAGGTCCCGATAAGAAAATGATCACGTTATCAGATGTTCTGCTGGCAATTAGTTGCTGAACACCTGCTCGAGTTATAAACTTAACATTACTCATATGAAACCTGTAGGTTTGTCATGCAACTTAAATCACGATGAATCTTTAAGGAAAGCGTTCATGGTTTATCTTTAGCGAGGATGAACAAAGTAGGGTGAACAGACTTGCTCACAAAATATACAAATCCATTTTTGCATTTAGAACAACCAAATGCAATATTCACAATGAAACTTAGCGCACACTTTTACCTTTCAGACGACGCAGGAAATTTCGCCACTTTTTCTTATAAATCAGGAGATAAAAACCTAAGTCTTTTCTATTATTTTCAATACCATAGTGGCGTTCTAAATCAATACGATCTTTCGCCATTCTCTGTCTGGAAGGTCTTTTTCCGGACAGATCGATTATTCTTATCTCATCACCTTGTAATATGAAGTTACCTTTATGCGGGTCACCTGAAACCATACCATGCTGATGTAATCCTTGAATGGACTTTTTTATCTTCTCTTTCACATCAGAAGAAATGACAGGCAAGTCAACCAGCTCAACACCCTCGATATACTCAATAATCATGATGTAAGTATGCACATAACGCAGGGTCTTCACTTCGGCAAGCAGATAAAAATCATTTAACGCGTCAAAACCTTCCTGTCGAACGCGGTCGGTCTGATAAAAAAGCTTTTCGTAGTAGTCCCCTTTGACCAGTGACTTAAAAAATCTCTCCGTATTTTTTACTTTAGGGTGGAAGACTTTCAGGATATATTTTCCATGGTCAGTATCGATTAACACGACCTTAGTATCCTCAATACTACGAAAGACCTTTAGTACTTTAAGATTATGTGTTAAAAAATCATTGAAAATATCAATGTATTTTTCACCATCTTGTTTTACGAATACCGTATAGTTTTTAATTTTTGTTTCAATGATCATAATTATAAAGTTATCATTTTGCTAAAATTTTACGATAGAGGTACGCTACACCCGCAATCACTCCCCGTAGATAATGTTTTTGAACCAAAAGATGTTTATATCTTTTTTTATACTCAACCATTGTTCGGGCGTCCTTGGCAGGAACATCTTTCCACGGTGATTTAATAAAGGCATTGGTATAATAAATTACGGAAGGATAGTTTGCCCAGGCATGCCAGGGTTTTGTCGCCCCCGTAAAGTGAATCAACTTTGTATCAGCATGGATCGTATTTAAATACTTTTCATGCGTTTTATCACTTAACTCACTTTTAATGGTGTAAATCGTATTATATTCGCGAGGTAAAAAATAAACTTTATCACGCAGTAATATATTCAGGACATCCTGATCGGGATATTTAAAAAATGTTGCACTCCCATCTTCACCCGTTAACAGGGATAATGCCCTTTCAGTCAATCGATTCTCAGCCCATTGCTGGAGGTTTACCAAAACAACACCGGAGTTAAAATATTGTCCCTGAAGATGAAAAGAAGGGAGTCTTTCATTTACTCTGGACTGAATGGAGTCAACGTCTTTTACTACAGCGGCGACATGATCATTAAGGTCAAGGGACAGAAGATAATCGAGAGGACCTTTGCAGATGACATCTGCATCAAGATACAGCAATTTATCCAGTTTCTGATGCAGATAATCAAAAGCGAAAAGTCGAAAGTACATGGCTCTCGACCAGACCTGTGTTTTCGGCAAAACCTCAAGACATTTGACGTTGATAAGATATAATGAAATCTTAATCTTATATTCTTGTGCCAGTACTTCAATCTTATCAACGAAATTTTTTGTATATTTATCACAGATGATATGAAAATCAACATTAATATCATTATGAATTAACACCGAGGTAATAGACACCCCGACGCCATCAAGATAGTTCTCATCGATTCCATAAGAGATATGTAATGTTTTACCATTCTGATCATAGCGCTCATCAAAAACTTTATATTCTGCTATCTCTATTTCAGGAAAGGAGTCCACTGCGTCACCTATAATTATTTTTATTTAACAATCTTGCTTTTAAAGTAAAGTGCATAATCAATCAGACCAGCGAAGTACTGATTCTGATTAAACATATGCTTTGCTGCATAACGTAACTGATGACTGTTTTTAGGTTTCAGCAATTCAACATCACACCAGGGTGATAATTTTTTCGCATTCAAAAAGCTCTGCGCAATGGGGTAGTTGCCCCATTGATGCCAGGGCTTAGTCGGACCAATATAATGAATGAACACCGTGTTTTCATCCACGGGATTGACCACATCACGCTTTAACTCGTAATTGATGCTGAACTGGGTGTTAAACTTTTTGCCGATAAAACGCGCCTTGCCAACCAGTAACATGTTCAGCACATCCTGATCCAGGTGAGTGATGCGCTGTACCACATCCGGATCGCGTAACATCTCAATAGCCTTGCGGGAAATATCCTCAGCGGTCCAGACGGGGAGGTTAATCAACAAAAAACCCGCATTAAAGTAACCAGAAATCAGTCCCGGCGTTGCCAGACTGACTGAGCGCTTAGTCCACCACTCTGACTCGCCCTCCGCAACCACAGCCGCAATTTCATGTTCAGAAAACTGGAGGTCAATCAACTCCTGTACACTTCCCTGGCAGGCAATATCCGCATCCAGATACAGCACTTTATCCATTTTTTCCGCGAAGTGGTCAGCGATAATAAATCGGAAGTACGTTGCGTAAGACCAGTTTTTGGTACTCGGTAACGATTTCAACTGCTCACAGTCAACGAGATACACAACAATTTGGCTGGAGTATTGCTTTGCAAGCGCATTAAATCGCGCCTGTTCTTCATTGCTAAATGAATCGGTAAATACATGAAAAGCAAACGGGGTTTTAGGGTTGGCAATCAGTATCGACGCAATGGATACACCGCAACCGAATAGGAAATTTTTGTCTATACCATAGGCAATATTAAACGTCTTATCATCACTATGTCCTGCATAGTTATAATCTAAAGTCTGCTGAATGACTTTTTCTTCAAAATACGTTTGAGTCATAGTGATCACTTATTGATTTTGGAAAATATTGCACTTCTTAAATTTTGAAAATAGACTTCATTATAGAAGTTGTCTATCGTGGCGGGAATCAGATTGTTATCATACTTTACTTGACCAGAAAGGATTTGGTTAAGCAGTCGGATAAACTGGTTGAGATCCTTTGGTGGATACAAATCACCATTAATACCGGGTTTAATCATATCCCTGGGGCCGGACATACAGTCTGAACTGATGCACGGGATACCATACGACATGGCCTCCAGCAGGGTCATCGGAAAGCCTTCGAATGACGATGTCAGCAACAGTGCCGTGACGTTCTTTATCTTGTTTTGCACAACATCCCAGGGAGAGACCTGCCAGCCATGCCAGGTAATACAATTGTCAATCCCCAGTTCTAGCCCATAGGCCTGGCATTTTTCAAAATCAGAACCATCACCAATGACATGCAACCGCCACTCACCTTCCACATGAGATAACCCATCCAGCAGATCCTTAATTCTTTTTTGTCCTTCAAACTTCATCCTTCCGACATACAGAAAGACGGCAGGCTGGCCCTCTTCTGGTTGCGGAATAATCTCTGATTTCCTGGAGACGGGATTATAAACAACCGTAATATTTTTTTGGCCAATACCGCGCGCGATCATTTGTTGTTTGATACCACTGCTGATTGCCAGATGATAATCAGCCCAGCTAACACAGTCAGCGTGTTTTTTATGATCCAGCGAAAAATGCGGCCAGGAGAATATCGTGAAATCCAGACCTGATTTCTTCCGCGCTTTGCTGGCGAACAGGCAAGACAACACATCAATACAGATCACCACATCGGGTTCTGTTTTCTTTAACCAATGGCTAAATGTATGGATATGCTTTGCCCGACGTAAGAACCCCAGACGGATTGTAGAGAACGAACACGAGTAGTTAATCCCGCTTAACCATGCCTTATCCATTTTGTCATGTCGGCAAAAGAAAAACATTTCACACTGGATTTCAGAATGTTCGGCCTGAAAGTTATTGATAACATCCCGGATGACCGTTTCCATTCCGCCAAAACCGGAAACAGCCTCACCAACAAATGCAATTTTTAACGTGGGACGAACCTGCATTTCATTCATATATGATCACAGTCTCTCTTTTTGCCATCACAGCTATAATTCTATATTGTTAAAATCGAATCCAAGGTGCTGATTGAAGCATTCCTTTAACAAGGAACTTTTTATATTATAATTCTCGACGCAGGCTATATTTTCCAGATTAATTTGCACCGTAGTATTAAACCCATATAGCTCAAGTCTAAAACCCTGCTGTAACAGATTCAATAGAATATCTTCTGCTATTAATTGCGAATTAATGTTTTCCACATTGTCAAATTTATATGATAACTCTCGTGGATGAGGAATATAGAGATCTATTTTTTTGCTATTGATAAAATTTTGTATTTTTTGTATTAACTCGTCTACTTTGTGCTTCTTATTAATTGCATCTGAATAGACTGTACCCAGCAATACCTTTTTAACAACATGTGAACCAGAAGTTTCACTATAATAATCAATTAATTTAATCGCTTCTGTTCTTTCTATAATATTAGATTTCCCAGGAAACAAAGTATAATGTTTTTTGTCAAAATTGAGGATATCTTTTTTATGATACTTCCTGCCCAGAAGTCTTCGTATATTTTTTGATAAGGGCTTAACTGGAGAATCCTGATACATCATACTTTTTTTATTTATGTTGTTCGTGCCATCATCGAATGTTCTTATTTCATTAAAAGAAATCACTGATAGTATATGATGAATAAGTGGAACATGATAATTCGCAAAAAAAACAATATCATATTTTTTCTTATATGGTGTCATGATTTTTTTTGCATACCATGTTCTTTTCAATGTTTTGCAAATTGATGTCTTTTTTGCACACACTTCGAGACTAACATGCTGGCATAATGGTTTAATTTTATTTATATAATAAATATTTTTCTCATTTTTAACATCGCCAATAAACAATAGTTCAACATTATCCAGTCGTTCTTTTTCAATAATGGCTTTAGCGATAAGCAACTGCAAATTAGTCATGCATATGAAGAGAAACATTTAGCATCTTTCGTCCTAAATAATTATAATTTCTTCCTCAGTGTTCGTTCTTTTATTCGCTCTGCTTTTGCTTCTGCCTGGATTAACAGGTCTGCTTCATTACGAAATATATCGCGTAATGGAGCCGAAAAATAAACCTGCATAAACCGCCAGATATCCCGCTGCGTCAACCCGATGTTTAGCGACGAAAAATAGAGGCCAATCAGGTCTTTGTCACGCCAGCGGCGAGGAACTGTCGTACGAATCTGTGCCCTGTGTAAATCAATAACCGAAATCTTTAAATCTTCTTTATTGCCTGAAAAAGGCAGATGCAGCAGGAAGTGGCAGATATAACAATCACGGTGATTGATCCCACCCGCATGCATCTTACGCACCATCGTGGCTACGCGGTCAATGAGCATCCGCTTCACGTTTACATCCGGCGGATTCGCAGCCCAATCCGCACAGTAATCTTCCAGACTGATGGTTGGCGTGAGATCTTCGGTAATAATGAACGAGGTTTTGGTCAGAGGGTTGAGCCCCTTCTCACCAAATCCCACCCCATACATGGTATCGACCCCCAAATCCTGGAGGCGATGAATAGCATTCCACTCTCTGTCGGCACCCAAAACCGGCATACGCAGCGAGAGAAGATTTTTGACGATTTCTTTGAGAGAAGTACCCCGATGCCATTTAAGGAAATAGCTTTTCCCTGCCAGTTCAAATCGCAGCGTACGGCGGGTTTCCAGTTCCCTGAAGACTTCCCCCTGCAGCGTTTTGACTTCCTCAAACGCATCTTTTCCGCGCCATAACGTGGCTAACGGCTCTTTCAACTCAACCATCCAGACCACCTGTAATAATGTCCGCCGCTTTTTCCGGCAAACTGTACAAATCTTGTGTATCCGCAAAATGCCGTGCGTTTTCTGCCCATGCAGCGCGCAACGACGGCTGGGTCAATGCTTTACGTAAAATGTCGTTCAACGCGTCCTGCCGCCAGGGCTCATCAATGACGTCCCCACAGTTAGCCTGTGCAATATAATGCGCATAGCCACATACGGCGGAGGTCAACACCGGCAGACCAGCGGTAATCGCCTCAAGCAGAACAATACCTGCCGCTTCCTGATAGGCCGGGTGCAGTAACACATCGGCTGCGGCCATCAACTCAGCGACATCATTGCGCCCGGAGAAAAAGTGCACGTTGCTGCGCACACCGCGTTTTTCCGCCAGTGTTTCAAATTTTCGCGGCTTATCCTGGCCGACAATATACAGAAGCGTATTGTGCCGCAGCGCCGCCGGCAGCGAAGCAAGCGCTTCAATCGAGCGATCCACCCCTTTGCGGGTAAAATCAGAACCGACCTGCAACAATAAGTTTTGCTGCTCCGTAATACCGTTTTTCTGGCGAACTATTTCGCGGGCATTTAGGATTTGCGCGCTGTATTTTCTGTCCGGGTAAATCCCCGGCGGGAGAATATGAAAACGCTCCGCTTCGGTTTGATAGTGCTTCTGAAAATCAGCAATCTGCGTATCAGTCAGCATTAATAACTGCGTTGATTTACCCTGTTCAAACGTTGCCCGTTCAAACGCCGCATAATGGCGATAACGAGAGGTCAGGCGGTAGAAAAAGCCTTTTTCCTGTGCAACCTTTTCGGCGTAACAAACATCAGCGGCAAAATAGACATCCAGGCCGGGCATCTTGTTAAAACCCACAACCCGATCAACAGGGTGTTCACGTAAATGCGTCTGCACCCAGGCGAAATATTCTGCATTGCGCCCATGGTTGGTTCGCGATTTAACCGGTACAAGAATGAGCTCAAAAGCATCCGGGCATTCTCCGTCCCAGGATTGGGTATAAATACGGACCTGATGGCCACGTGCGGCAACGGTCTGCGCAATACGCATAAAGTCACGTTGTAATCCGCCGAACGGAAAATACTTATACAAACAAAAAGCCACGATCATACTGGCGCATCCATTTCAATAAGTTGCGCGTTCTGCGGCAACATTTTTTCCGTTGCCGCAATCACATCCTCAGCGGGAATAACGGACATATATTTTTTGTCACGGTCCAGTTCAGATCGTTTAGGCATGGGCTGATAGTCGCCAGCCCAGAACTGAATAATATTGTCAGTCCAGGGACGCCAGAAGACGTGATCTGTCGCGCCAAACAGACATATCACCGGCGTTTTGACTGCCGCAGCGATATGCCCGGGCGCTGAATCGACGCCAATAAAAAGCGCGGCATGATCAATCAGCGCGCCTAATTCCGGGAATCGGGTTTTGCCCGCCAGCCCGGTGACCGGCTTGGTTTCGCACCCCTGCGCAATCTCTTCCACACAGGCTAAATCGTCTGCAGAAGGACCCGATGTCAGCACTACCTGGTAGCCGCGACGCTCAAGAGCATCAATAACGCGGGAAAATTTGTCATTATCCCAGCACTTAAACAACTGCCTTGCCGTGGGTTGAATCACCACATACTGACGATTCACGCCGAGTTGATGCAACTGTCGACGCATATTTTCCCAGTGCTCAGGCCGATAGCTCATGGTCGTTTCGGTAACAATATGCTCCAGCTCCAGCGGTTTGAGCGCTGACAGCGTGCGTTCGACGACGTGTTCACCGGAATAGGGAACGAGATGGGTAAAACTCTGTTTCCAGAATGCAGACTGCCGGTTGGCGAAATCCTGGGATATTTTTACTCTTGCACGTAAAAAACGGACAATCAGCGCCACAATCCACTGATC from Citrobacter amalonaticus Y19 includes:
- the waaZ gene encoding 3-deoxy-D-manno-oct-2-ulosonate III transferase WaaZ, whose product is MSNVKFITRAGVQQLIASRTSDNVIIFLSGPTSRGTPLSLLQNNDVITVNGAAEYLLSNSITPFIYVLTDARFLLQRRHDFYQFSRASKFTVVNMDVYEAATEDDKKYMRAHCFILRAFYKREKGGLFKKLKLEMLSKWNKKLLIRVPVSKRKRLVGFSKDISLGYCSCHTVAYTAMQIAYSLGYDNTICSGLDITGSCARFYDESRNPMPSELSKDLVKILPFFQFMCENVDDFRIYNLSDDTAISYDIIPYIKAKDVATLSSKPRIMNNAHDLHDRADSYVS
- the rfaY gene encoding lipopolysaccharide core heptose(II) kinase RfaY, with protein sequence MIIETKIKNYTVFVKQDGEKYIDIFNDFLTHNLKVLKVFRSIEDTKVVLIDTDHGKYILKVFHPKVKNTERFFKSLVKGDYYEKLFYQTDRVRQEGFDALNDFYLLAEVKTLRYVHTYIMIIEYIEGVELVDLPVISSDVKEKIKKSIQGLHQHGMVSGDPHKGNFILQGDEIRIIDLSGKRPSRQRMAKDRIDLERHYGIENNRKDLGFYLLIYKKKWRNFLRRLKGKSVR
- a CDS encoding glycosyltransferase family 8 protein is translated as MDSFPEIEIAEYKVFDERYDQNGKTLHISYGIDENYLDGVGVSITSVLIHNDINVDFHIICDKYTKNFVDKIEVLAQEYKIKISLYLINVKCLEVLPKTQVWSRAMYFRLFAFDYLHQKLDKLLYLDADVICKGPLDYLLSLDLNDHVAAVVKDVDSIQSRVNERLPSFHLQGQYFNSGVVLVNLQQWAENRLTERALSLLTGEDGSATFFKYPDQDVLNILLRDKVYFLPREYNTIYTIKSELSDKTHEKYLNTIHADTKLIHFTGATKPWHAWANYPSVIYYTNAFIKSPWKDVPAKDARTMVEYKKRYKHLLVQKHYLRGVIAGVAYLYRKILAK
- the waaO gene encoding lipopolysaccharide 3-alpha-galactosyltransferase gives rise to the protein MTQTYFEEKVIQQTLDYNYAGHSDDKTFNIAYGIDKNFLFGCGVSIASILIANPKTPFAFHVFTDSFSNEEQARFNALAKQYSSQIVVYLVDCEQLKSLPSTKNWSYATYFRFIIADHFAEKMDKVLYLDADIACQGSVQELIDLQFSEHEIAAVVAEGESEWWTKRSVSLATPGLISGYFNAGFLLINLPVWTAEDISRKAIEMLRDPDVVQRITHLDQDVLNMLLVGKARFIGKKFNTQFSINYELKRDVVNPVDENTVFIHYIGPTKPWHQWGNYPIAQSFLNAKKLSPWCDVELLKPKNSHQLRYAAKHMFNQNQYFAGLIDYALYFKSKIVK
- the waaB gene encoding lipopolysaccharide 1,6-galactosyltransferase — encoded protein: MQVRPTLKIAFVGEAVSGFGGMETVIRDVINNFQAEHSEIQCEMFFFCRHDKMDKAWLSGINYSCSFSTIRLGFLRRAKHIHTFSHWLKKTEPDVVICIDVLSCLFASKARKKSGLDFTIFSWPHFSLDHKKHADCVSWADYHLAISSGIKQQMIARGIGQKNITVVYNPVSRKSEIIPQPEEGQPAVFLYVGRMKFEGQKRIKDLLDGLSHVEGEWRLHVIGDGSDFEKCQAYGLELGIDNCITWHGWQVSPWDVVQNKIKNVTALLLTSSFEGFPMTLLEAMSYGIPCISSDCMSGPRDMIKPGINGDLYPPKDLNQFIRLLNQILSGQVKYDNNLIPATIDNFYNEVYFQNLRSAIFSKINK
- a CDS encoding glycosyltransferase family 52; protein product: MFLFICMTNLQLLIAKAIIEKERLDNVELLFIGDVKNEKNIYYINKIKPLCQHVSLEVCAKKTSICKTLKRTWYAKKIMTPYKKKYDIVFFANYHVPLIHHILSVISFNEIRTFDDGTNNINKKSMMYQDSPVKPLSKNIRRLLGRKYHKKDILNFDKKHYTLFPGKSNIIERTEAIKLIDYYSETSGSHVVKKVLLGTVYSDAINKKHKVDELIQKIQNFINSKKIDLYIPHPRELSYKFDNVENINSQLIAEDILLNLLQQGFRLELYGFNTTVQINLENIACVENYNIKSSLLKECFNQHLGFDFNNIEL
- the rfaP gene encoding lipopolysaccharide core heptose(I) kinase RfaP, whose amino-acid sequence is MVELKEPLATLWRGKDAFEEVKTLQGEVFRELETRRTLRFELAGKSYFLKWHRGTSLKEIVKNLLSLRMPVLGADREWNAIHRLQDLGVDTMYGVGFGEKGLNPLTKTSFIITEDLTPTISLEDYCADWAANPPDVNVKRMLIDRVATMVRKMHAGGINHRDCYICHFLLHLPFSGNKEDLKISVIDLHRAQIRTTVPRRWRDKDLIGLYFSSLNIGLTQRDIWRFMQVYFSAPLRDIFRNEADLLIQAEAKAERIKERTLRKKL
- a CDS encoding glycosyltransferase family 4 protein; amino-acid sequence: MIVAFCLYKYFPFGGLQRDFMRIAQTVAARGHQVRIYTQSWDGECPDAFELILVPVKSRTNHGRNAEYFAWVQTHLREHPVDRVVGFNKMPGLDVYFAADVCYAEKVAQEKGFFYRLTSRYRHYAAFERATFEQGKSTQLLMLTDTQIADFQKHYQTEAERFHILPPGIYPDRKYSAQILNAREIVRQKNGITEQQNLLLQVGSDFTRKGVDRSIEALASLPAALRHNTLLYIVGQDKPRKFETLAEKRGVRSNVHFFSGRNDVAELMAAADVLLHPAYQEAAGIVLLEAITAGLPVLTSAVCGYAHYIAQANCGDVIDEPWRQDALNDILRKALTQPSLRAAWAENARHFADTQDLYSLPEKAADIITGGLDG
- the rfaQ gene encoding lipopolysaccharide core heptosyltransferase RfaQ, with product MEKPFRKILVIKMRFHGDMLLTTPVISTLKQNYPDAKIDMLLYQDTMPILSENPEINALYGISNKGTGAAEKIKNTLSLIKTLRNNQYDLVINLTDQWIVALIVRFLRARVKISQDFANRQSAFWKQSFTHLVPYSGEHVVERTLSALKPLELEHIVTETTMSYRPEHWENMRRQLHQLGVNRQYVVIQPTARQLFKCWDNDKFSRVIDALERRGYQVVLTSGPSADDLACVEEIAQGCETKPVTGLAGKTRFPELGALIDHAALFIGVDSAPGHIAAAVKTPVICLFGATDHVFWRPWTDNIIQFWAGDYQPMPKRSELDRDKKYMSVIPAEDVIAATEKMLPQNAQLIEMDAPV